In Pseudomonas fluorescens, a genomic segment contains:
- a CDS encoding DUF3392 domain-containing protein, which translates to MDLVLDLLATVSRWSRSNLSEISLALVGCLLVLFGADIKGWVEARLGSIAGALRVPLMALLCMIGSGAALIYATPWIVRGLSQFNNYSLAPVLVVVLVLIGVVADRR; encoded by the coding sequence ATGGATTTGGTACTCGACCTGCTCGCCACCGTATCCCGCTGGAGCCGCAGCAACCTGTCGGAAATATCCCTGGCCCTCGTCGGCTGCCTGTTGGTGCTGTTCGGCGCGGACATCAAGGGCTGGGTTGAAGCCCGCCTGGGCAGCATCGCCGGCGCGTTGCGCGTACCGTTGATGGCCCTGCTGTGCATGATCGGCAGCGGCGCGGCGCTGATCTACGCCACGCCGTGGATTGTGCGAGGGTTGAGCCAGTTCAATAACTACAGCCTGGCGCCGGTGCTGGTGGTGGTGCTGGTGTTGATTGGCGTCGTCGCTGATCGCCGCTGA
- the trmB gene encoding tRNA (guanosine(46)-N7)-methyltransferase TrmB: MTESNETPNTVDAGDESKHRRIKSFVMRAGRMTEGQQKGLEQGTPLFVLPLADAPVDYDQVFGRSAPRSLEIGFGMGHSLLEMAAASPEQDFIGVEVHRPGVGALLNGVLTQGLTNLRVYDCDAIEVLNRCIADNSLDRLMLFFPDPWHKSRHHKRRIVQASFAELVRSKLKVGGILHMATDWEPYAEYMLEVMNVAPGYRNLAEDGKCVPRPAERPITKFERRGERLGHGVWDLKFEKVD; encoded by the coding sequence ATGACTGAATCAAACGAAACGCCGAACACCGTGGACGCAGGCGACGAGTCCAAGCACCGCCGTATCAAGAGTTTTGTGATGCGCGCCGGTCGCATGACCGAAGGCCAGCAAAAGGGGCTGGAACAGGGCACGCCGCTGTTCGTCCTGCCCCTGGCCGACGCGCCGGTGGATTACGACCAGGTGTTCGGTCGCTCGGCCCCACGTTCCCTGGAAATCGGTTTCGGCATGGGCCACTCCCTGTTGGAAATGGCCGCGGCCTCGCCCGAACAGGATTTCATTGGTGTGGAAGTGCACCGGCCCGGTGTCGGCGCGCTGCTCAACGGCGTGCTCACCCAGGGCCTGACCAACCTGCGGGTGTATGACTGCGACGCGATCGAGGTGCTCAACCGCTGCATCGCCGACAACAGCCTTGACCGCCTGATGCTGTTTTTCCCTGATCCGTGGCACAAAAGCCGTCACCACAAGCGCCGTATCGTCCAGGCCTCCTTCGCCGAGTTGGTGCGTAGCAAGTTGAAAGTCGGCGGCATCCTGCACATGGCCACCGACTGGGAACCCTACGCGGAATACATGCTGGAAGTGATGAACGTCGCCCCCGGCTACCGCAACCTGGCCGAAGACGGCAAATGCGTACCGCGCCCGGCCGAACGCCCGATCACCAAGTTCGAACGCCGCGGCGAGCGGCTGGGGCATGGGGTTTGGGATTTGAAGTTCGAGAAAGTGGACTGA
- the thiS gene encoding sulfur carrier protein ThiS, with protein sequence MRIQLNGESFELPDGESVAALLTRLDLTGRRVAVELNQDIVPRSQHAETALTEGDQVEVVHAIGGG encoded by the coding sequence ATGCGCATTCAGTTGAACGGCGAATCTTTTGAACTGCCCGACGGTGAATCCGTTGCGGCCCTGCTGACCCGCCTGGACCTGACCGGGCGTCGCGTCGCAGTGGAGCTCAACCAGGATATCGTCCCGCGTAGCCAGCACGCCGAGACCGCGCTCACCGAAGGTGACCAGGTCGAAGTGGTGCACGCCATCGGCGGCGGCTAG
- the ftsY gene encoding signal recognition particle-docking protein FtsY, with protein MFGSNDDKKTPAAAGEKKGLFGWLRKKPQETVVEQPQVQAEPIPAPIVEAEPVAQAPAPVVLPMAEPVLQPVADVVPEPEPEHKPWPELPVAEEPVALVDDVQAEHVTPPIPVVIEPAPVVFEAPAPVAVSEPTPVAVVAPVVEPVPVEPEPVAAVETSKTGFFARLKQGLSKTSASIGEGMASLFLGRKTIDDELLEDIETRLLTADVGVEATAVIIQSLTQKVARKQLTDADALYKSLQAELAAMLKPVEAPLVITPKKPFVILVVGVNGAGKTTTIGKLAKKLQLEGKKVMLAAGDTFRAAAVEQLQVWGERNKIPVIAQHTGADSASVIFDAVQAAKARNIDVLIADTAGRLHTKDNLMEELKKVRRVIGKLDADAPHEVLLVLDAGTGQNAISQAKQFNQTVQLTGLALTKLDGTAKGGVIFALAKQFGLPIRYIGVGEGIDDLRTFEAEPFVQALFAERERS; from the coding sequence ATGTTTGGTTCCAACGACGACAAGAAGACCCCAGCTGCGGCTGGCGAGAAAAAAGGCCTGTTCGGATGGCTGCGCAAAAAGCCGCAGGAAACCGTCGTCGAACAGCCACAGGTTCAAGCTGAGCCGATCCCCGCTCCTATAGTAGAAGCCGAACCGGTTGCCCAAGCGCCGGCGCCGGTGGTGCTGCCGATGGCTGAACCGGTGTTGCAGCCAGTGGCCGACGTGGTGCCGGAACCTGAGCCCGAGCATAAGCCGTGGCCGGAGCTGCCGGTGGCCGAGGAGCCCGTGGCGTTGGTTGACGATGTGCAGGCCGAGCATGTGACGCCGCCGATTCCGGTGGTTATCGAGCCGGCTCCTGTTGTGTTCGAAGCCCCTGCACCTGTGGCTGTGAGCGAGCCGACACCCGTTGCGGTTGTCGCGCCCGTGGTTGAGCCGGTTCCCGTCGAGCCCGAGCCCGTCGCTGCCGTCGAAACCAGCAAGACCGGTTTCTTCGCCCGCCTCAAGCAAGGCCTGAGCAAGACCAGCGCCAGCATCGGCGAAGGCATGGCCAGCCTGTTCCTGGGCAGGAAGACCATCGATGACGAACTGCTCGAAGACATCGAGACTCGCCTGCTGACGGCGGACGTGGGCGTTGAAGCCACCGCCGTGATCATCCAGAGCCTGACCCAGAAGGTCGCGCGCAAGCAGTTGACCGACGCGGACGCACTGTACAAGTCCCTGCAAGCCGAGCTGGCCGCGATGCTCAAGCCGGTGGAAGCGCCGCTGGTGATTACCCCGAAGAAACCTTTCGTGATCCTGGTCGTGGGCGTCAACGGCGCCGGCAAGACCACTACCATCGGTAAGCTGGCCAAGAAGCTGCAACTGGAAGGCAAGAAAGTCATGCTCGCCGCTGGCGACACCTTCCGCGCCGCTGCTGTGGAGCAATTGCAGGTCTGGGGTGAGCGCAACAAGATCCCGGTGATCGCCCAGCACACCGGTGCCGATTCGGCCTCGGTGATCTTCGATGCCGTGCAAGCCGCCAAGGCGCGCAATATTGACGTGCTGATCGCCGACACCGCCGGTCGCTTGCACACCAAAGACAATTTGATGGAAGAGCTGAAGAAAGTCCGCCGTGTGATCGGCAAGCTCGATGCCGACGCGCCGCATGAGGTGTTGCTGGTGTTGGACGCCGGCACTGGGCAGAACGCCATCAGTCAGGCCAAACAATTCAACCAGACGGTACAACTGACCGGCCTGGCATTGACTAAGCTCGACGGCACGGCCAAGGGGGGGGTGATCTTCGCCCTGGCCAAGCAGTTCGGGTTACCGATTCGTTACATCGGCGTTGGTGAAGGCATCGACGACCTACGCACTTTTGAAGCCGAACCCTTTGTCCAGGCACTGTTTGCCGAGCGGGAGCGTTCATGA
- a CDS encoding thiazole synthase, whose protein sequence is MSIVRSDKPFVLAGRTYQSRLLVGTGKYRDMEETRLAIEASGAEIVTVAVRRTNIGQNPGEPNLLDILPPDRYTILPNTAGCYDAIEAVRTCRLARELLDGHNLVKLEVLADQKTLFPNVIETLKAAETLVKEGFDVMVYTSDDPIIARQLAEIGCIAVMPLAGLIGTGLGICNPYNLQIILEEAKIPVLVDAGVGTASDATIAMELGCEAVLMNSAIANAQQPIMMAEAMKHAIVAGRLAYLAGRMPKKLYASASSPLDGLIK, encoded by the coding sequence ATGAGCATCGTTCGTAGCGACAAGCCCTTCGTCCTGGCCGGCCGCACCTACCAGTCCCGTCTGCTGGTCGGCACCGGCAAGTACCGCGACATGGAAGAAACCCGCCTGGCCATCGAAGCCTCGGGCGCCGAGATCGTGACCGTGGCCGTGCGACGCACCAACATCGGCCAGAACCCGGGCGAACCGAACCTGCTGGATATCCTGCCGCCAGACCGCTACACCATCCTGCCGAATACCGCCGGTTGCTACGACGCCATCGAAGCCGTGCGCACCTGCCGCCTGGCTCGTGAGCTGCTCGACGGCCACAACCTGGTGAAGCTGGAAGTACTTGCCGACCAGAAAACCCTGTTTCCCAACGTGATCGAAACCCTCAAGGCCGCCGAAACCCTGGTCAAGGAAGGTTTCGACGTGATGGTCTACACCAGCGACGACCCGATCATCGCCCGCCAACTGGCCGAAATCGGCTGCATCGCCGTGATGCCACTGGCTGGCCTGATAGGCACGGGCCTGGGGATCTGCAACCCGTATAACCTGCAGATCATCCTCGAAGAAGCCAAGATTCCGGTGCTGGTGGACGCGGGTGTAGGCACTGCCTCCGACGCCACCATCGCCATGGAACTGGGCTGCGAAGCGGTGCTGATGAACTCTGCCATCGCCAATGCCCAGCAACCGATCATGATGGCAGAAGCCATGAAACACGCGATCGTCGCGGGCCGCCTGGCCTACCTTGCCGGGCGCATGCCGAAAAAACTCTACGCCAGCGCCTCCTCGCCGCTGGATGGTCTGATCAAGTAA
- the rpoH gene encoding RNA polymerase sigma factor RpoH, translated as MTTSLQPAYALVPGANLEAYVHTVNSIPLLTPEQERELAESLYYEQDLGAARQMVLAHLRFVVHIARSYSGYGLAQADLIQEGNVGLMKAVKRFNPEMGVRLVSFAVHWIKAEIHEFILRNWRIVKVATTKAQRKLFFNLRSQKKRLAWLNNEEVHRVAESLGVEPREVREMESRLTGHDMAFDPAAEADDDSAFQSPANYLEDHRYDPARQLEDADWSDNSNHNLHEALEVLDDRSRDILYQRWLAEEKATLHDLAQKYNVSAERIRQLEKSAMNKLKLSIAA; from the coding sequence ATGACCACTTCTTTGCAACCTGCTTATGCTTTGGTCCCAGGTGCGAACCTGGAGGCTTATGTGCACACGGTGAACAGCATTCCATTGCTGACACCGGAGCAGGAGCGTGAACTGGCCGAGAGTCTCTACTATGAGCAGGATTTGGGGGCGGCTCGGCAGATGGTGCTCGCCCACCTGCGTTTTGTCGTACATATCGCCCGTAGCTACAGTGGCTACGGCCTGGCCCAGGCTGACCTGATCCAAGAAGGCAACGTCGGCCTGATGAAGGCTGTAAAGCGCTTCAACCCGGAGATGGGTGTGCGCCTGGTGTCGTTTGCCGTGCACTGGATCAAGGCGGAAATCCACGAATTCATCCTGCGCAACTGGCGCATCGTGAAAGTCGCGACCACCAAGGCCCAGCGCAAGCTGTTCTTCAACCTGCGCAGCCAGAAGAAACGCCTGGCGTGGCTGAACAACGAGGAAGTCCACCGCGTGGCCGAAAGCCTTGGCGTGGAGCCCCGTGAAGTACGTGAGATGGAAAGCCGCCTGACCGGCCATGACATGGCCTTCGACCCGGCCGCCGAAGCGGACGACGACAGCGCCTTCCAATCGCCAGCCAACTACCTGGAAGACCACCGGTACGACCCGGCGCGTCAACTGGAAGACGCTGATTGGAGTGACAACTCCAACCACAACCTGCACGAAGCGCTGGAAGTGCTGGACGACCGCAGCCGTGACATCCTCTACCAGCGCTGGCTGGCGGAAGAAAAAGCCACGCTGCACGACCTGGCGCAGAAGTACAACGTGTCGGCCGAGCGGATTCGTCAGCTTGAGAAAAGCGCGATGAATAAGCTGAAGCTGTCGATCGCGGCTTAA
- the ftsX gene encoding permease-like cell division protein FtsX has protein sequence MSATRSPKVSERVAPKAADPQPKKKKHDEDDGPDFSTLLRAWIESHRASLLDSLRRLGKQPIGSFFTCLVMAVALSLPMGLSLLLNNVERLGGSWQRAAQISLYLNLDASAREGEALRDDIKNLPGVADAEYISRDQALEEFQQQSGLGEALKELPQNPLPGVVLVTPNEVDKPALEALRQKLAEMPKVQQAQLDLVWVERLAAILKLGDRFVFGLTVLLVSALLLVIGNTIRLHIENRRTEIEVIKLVGGTDSYVRRPFLYMGALYGFGAGILSWGVLAFGLDWLNDAVVGLAGLYGSDFALAGVPVADGLSLLLGAVLLGYIGAWIAVARHLRELAPK, from the coding sequence ATGAGTGCGACCCGCAGCCCCAAGGTTTCCGAGCGTGTGGCGCCAAAGGCAGCCGACCCGCAGCCGAAAAAGAAAAAACACGACGAAGACGACGGCCCGGACTTCAGCACCCTGTTGCGCGCCTGGATCGAAAGCCATCGCGCCAGCCTGCTGGACAGCCTGCGTCGCCTGGGCAAGCAGCCCATCGGCAGCTTTTTCACCTGTTTGGTGATGGCCGTGGCCTTGAGCCTGCCGATGGGCTTGTCGCTGTTGCTCAATAATGTGGAGCGCCTGGGCGGTTCCTGGCAGCGTGCGGCGCAGATTTCGCTGTACCTGAACCTGGATGCCAGTGCCAGAGAGGGCGAGGCTCTGCGTGATGACATCAAGAACCTGCCGGGCGTGGCGGATGCCGAGTACATCAGCCGCGATCAGGCCCTTGAAGAGTTCCAGCAGCAGTCCGGATTAGGTGAGGCGCTCAAAGAGCTGCCGCAGAACCCGCTGCCGGGCGTGGTGCTGGTGACGCCGAATGAAGTCGACAAGCCTGCCCTTGAAGCGCTGCGACAAAAACTCGCAGAGATGCCCAAGGTGCAACAGGCGCAACTTGATCTAGTCTGGGTAGAGCGCCTGGCCGCGATTCTCAAGCTGGGCGACCGCTTTGTGTTCGGCCTGACGGTGCTGTTGGTGTCTGCATTACTTTTGGTGATAGGTAATACCATTCGTCTTCATATTGAAAACCGTCGCACCGAGATAGAAGTGATTAAACTGGTCGGCGGCACGGACAGCTATGTGCGTCGTCCCTTTCTGTACATGGGCGCGCTTTATGGCTTTGGTGCGGGGATCTTGTCCTGGGGTGTCCTGGCGTTTGGCCTTGACTGGCTGAATGACGCGGTGGTCGGGCTTGCCGGCTTGTACGGCAGTGATTTCGCCCTGGCGGGCGTGCCGGTTGCCGACGGTCTGTCGCTCTTGCTTGGCGCGGTATTGTTGGGGTATATCGGTGCGTGGATTGCGGTCGCACGGCATTTACGTGAGCTGGCACCGAAGTAG
- a CDS encoding M16 family metallopeptidase — translation MNALARRAAGLLLSTVCLPLSALAADPQPTHEFTLDNGLKVVVREDHRAPVVVSQVWYKVGSSYETPGQTGLSHALEHMMFKGSAKVGPGEASLILRDLGAEENAFTSDDYTAYYQVLARDRLGVAFELEADRMASLRLPADEFSREIEVIKEERRLRTDDNPMSKAFERFKAMAYPASGYHTPTIGWMADLDRMKVEELRHWYQSWYVPNNATLVVVGDVTPDEVKNLAQRYFGPIPKRDVPPAKIPMELAEPGERLLTMHVQTQLPSVILGFNVPGLATAEDKRSVQALRLISALLDGGYSARISEQLERGEELVSAASTNYDAYTRGDSLFTLSATPNQQKKKTVAQAEAGLWRLLEELKAKPPTAEELERIRAQVIAGLVYQRDSITSQATAIGSLETVGLSWKLMDTELADLQSVTPEDIQKAARTYFTRERLSVAHVLPQETAHE, via the coding sequence ATGAATGCTCTAGCCCGCCGCGCTGCAGGCCTGCTGCTCAGCACAGTTTGTCTGCCCCTCTCAGCCTTGGCTGCCGACCCACAACCCACCCATGAATTCACCTTGGATAACGGCCTCAAGGTCGTGGTGCGCGAAGACCATCGCGCGCCGGTGGTGGTTTCGCAGGTCTGGTACAAGGTCGGTTCGAGCTACGAAACCCCAGGCCAGACCGGTTTGTCCCACGCTCTGGAACATATGATGTTCAAAGGCAGCGCCAAGGTCGGCCCCGGCGAAGCCTCGCTGATCCTGCGCGACCTGGGCGCCGAAGAAAATGCCTTCACCAGCGATGACTACACCGCTTATTACCAGGTACTGGCCCGCGACCGCCTGGGCGTCGCTTTCGAGCTGGAGGCCGACCGCATGGCCAGCCTGCGCCTGCCGGCCGACGAGTTCAGCCGCGAAATCGAGGTCATCAAGGAAGAGCGCCGCCTGCGCACTGACGATAACCCGATGTCCAAGGCCTTCGAGCGCTTCAAGGCCATGGCCTACCCCGCCAGTGGCTACCACACGCCGACCATCGGCTGGATGGCCGACCTCGACCGCATGAAGGTCGAGGAACTGCGCCACTGGTACCAGTCTTGGTATGTGCCGAACAACGCCACGCTGGTAGTGGTGGGCGATGTCACCCCGGATGAGGTAAAAAACCTGGCCCAGCGCTACTTCGGCCCTATCCCCAAGCGTGACGTACCGCCCGCCAAGATCCCGATGGAACTGGCCGAGCCCGGCGAGCGCCTGTTGACGATGCACGTGCAGACCCAATTGCCGAGTGTGATCCTGGGCTTCAACGTACCCGGCCTGGCCACCGCCGAAGACAAGCGCTCGGTCCAAGCCCTGCGCCTGATCTCGGCCCTGCTGGACGGTGGCTACAGTGCACGGATCTCCGAGCAACTGGAGCGTGGTGAAGAGCTGGTATCCGCCGCATCCACCAACTACGACGCCTACACCCGGGGTGACAGCCTGTTCACCCTCTCGGCCACCCCGAACCAGCAAAAGAAAAAGACCGTTGCCCAAGCCGAAGCCGGCCTGTGGCGCCTGCTGGAAGAGTTGAAGGCCAAGCCACCGACCGCCGAAGAACTGGAGCGCATCCGTGCCCAGGTCATCGCCGGCCTGGTATACCAGCGCGATTCCATCACCAGCCAGGCAACGGCCATCGGCTCCCTGGAAACCGTCGGCCTGTCCTGGAAACTCATGGACACCGAGCTGGCCGACCTGCAAAGCGTGACCCCGGAAGACATCCAGAAGGCCGCACGCACCTATTTCACCCGCGAACGTCTCAGCGTCGCCCATGTTCTGCCTCAGGAGACCGCTCATGAGTGA
- the mtgA gene encoding monofunctional biosynthetic peptidoglycan transglycosylase produces the protein MLRVLFNRFLKVVKWFAIGSVLLVLLFRFVPPPFTALMVERKVESWFDGEPIDLQRTWVPWDQISDDLKVAVMAGEDQRFPQHWGFDFGAIQAALLHNERGGSIRGASTLSQQVSKNLFLWAGRSYLRKGLEAWFTGLIEVLWPKERILEVYLNSVEWDEGVFGAEAAAQHHFGVSAKGLSRQQASYLAAVLPNPRVWSASHPTAYVARRAAWIRQQMSQLGGDGYLVELNNSRKAPWSD, from the coding sequence ATGCTGCGTGTCCTCTTCAATCGTTTTCTCAAAGTCGTGAAATGGTTTGCCATCGGCAGCGTTTTGCTGGTGCTGCTATTCCGTTTCGTGCCGCCACCGTTCACGGCGTTGATGGTGGAACGCAAGGTTGAATCCTGGTTCGACGGCGAACCCATTGACCTGCAGCGCACCTGGGTGCCCTGGGACCAGATCTCCGATGACCTCAAGGTCGCTGTGATGGCCGGTGAAGACCAGCGCTTCCCGCAGCATTGGGGCTTTGATTTCGGCGCGATCCAGGCGGCGCTCCTGCACAACGAGCGCGGCGGTTCGATTCGCGGCGCCAGTACGCTGAGCCAGCAGGTGTCGAAAAACCTGTTCCTGTGGGCAGGCCGCAGTTATTTGCGCAAGGGCCTGGAGGCCTGGTTTACCGGGCTGATCGAGGTGCTGTGGCCCAAGGAGCGGATTCTTGAGGTGTACCTCAACAGCGTGGAGTGGGATGAGGGCGTGTTTGGCGCGGAAGCGGCGGCGCAGCATCACTTCGGCGTAAGTGCCAAGGGGCTGTCCCGGCAACAAGCCAGCTATCTGGCGGCGGTACTGCCTAACCCACGGGTGTGGAGCGCAAGCCATCCGACCGCCTATGTGGCGCGACGGGCCGCATGGATTCGCCAGCAGATGAGCCAGTTGGGTGGGGATGGTTATCTGGTGGAGTTGAACAATTCGCGCAAGGCGCCTTGGTCCGACTGA
- a CDS encoding DUF423 domain-containing protein, giving the protein MLRGFLMLAAFFGFTGVALGAFAAHGLKNRLSAEYLAIFHTGVTYQLVHALALFGVALLAAHMPGRLVNWAGLSFTVGILLFSGSLYVLTLTGISKLGIITPFGGLAFLLGWFFLGLAAWRLQAD; this is encoded by the coding sequence ATGCTGCGTGGCTTTCTGATGTTGGCTGCCTTTTTCGGCTTCACCGGCGTCGCCCTCGGTGCATTCGCCGCCCATGGCCTGAAAAACCGCCTGAGCGCCGAGTACCTGGCAATCTTCCACACAGGCGTCACCTACCAGTTGGTGCACGCCCTGGCGCTGTTCGGCGTCGCGCTGCTGGCCGCGCATATGCCTGGCCGGCTGGTCAACTGGGCGGGTCTCTCGTTTACCGTCGGTATTCTGCTGTTCTCCGGCAGCCTGTATGTGCTGACCCTGACTGGCATCAGCAAGCTGGGCATCATCACGCCATTTGGCGGGCTCGCGTTCCTGCTGGGCTGGTTCTTCCTCGGCCTGGCGGCATGGCGCCTGCAGGCTGATTAA
- a CDS encoding M16 family metallopeptidase: MSDRKSSRLILPGLIAVTLIAASAVYFLRPSESVASQALDKAQSANKLQSLAELNGKAPTNRKLDVQTWTTAEGAKVLFVEAHELPMFDMRILFAAGSSQDGNVPGLALMTNAMLNEGVPGKDVSQIASGFESLGADFGNGAYRDMALVSLRSLSDSTKRDAALTLFDQVIGKPTFPADSLARIKNQILAGFEYQKQNPGKLASLELFKRLYGDHPYAHPSEGTPESVPKITLAQLQAFHAKAYAAGNAVIAVVGDLTRAEAEAMTAKVSASLPKGPALAKIAQPTEPKAGLSHIEFPSKQTHLLFAQLGIDRADPDYAALSLGNQILGGGGFGTRLMSEVREKRGLTYGVYSGFSPMQARGPFMINLQTRAEMSGGTLRLVEDVLADYIKTGPTQKELDDAKRELAGSFPLSTASNADIVGQLGAMGFYNLPLSYLEDFMKQSQALTVEQVKAALNKHLSADKMVIVTAGPTTAQKPLPPPTDKPAEQPLGVPEH; this comes from the coding sequence ATGAGTGATCGCAAAAGCAGCCGCCTGATCCTGCCCGGCCTGATCGCCGTCACCTTGATCGCAGCAAGCGCCGTGTATTTCCTGCGCCCCAGCGAGTCCGTCGCCAGCCAGGCCCTGGACAAGGCCCAATCGGCCAACAAGCTGCAATCTTTGGCAGAGCTGAACGGCAAGGCGCCGACCAATCGCAAGCTCGATGTGCAAACCTGGACCACCGCCGAAGGCGCCAAGGTGCTGTTCGTCGAGGCCCATGAACTGCCGATGTTCGACATGCGTATCCTGTTCGCCGCTGGCAGCAGCCAGGACGGCAACGTCCCGGGCCTCGCGCTGATGACCAATGCCATGCTCAACGAAGGCGTGCCGGGCAAGGATGTCAGCCAGATCGCCAGCGGTTTTGAAAGCCTGGGCGCCGACTTTGGCAATGGCGCTTACCGCGACATGGCGCTGGTCTCCCTGCGCAGCCTGAGCGACAGCACCAAGCGCGACGCCGCCCTGACGCTGTTTGACCAGGTGATTGGCAAGCCGACCTTCCCCGCCGACTCCCTGGCACGGATCAAGAACCAGATCCTCGCCGGCTTTGAATACCAGAAGCAGAACCCCGGCAAACTGGCCAGCCTTGAACTGTTCAAGCGCCTGTACGGCGATCACCCTTACGCTCACCCAAGCGAAGGCACGCCAGAAAGCGTTCCGAAGATTACCCTCGCGCAGTTGCAGGCGTTCCACGCCAAGGCTTATGCGGCGGGTAATGCCGTGATTGCCGTGGTCGGTGATTTGACTCGCGCCGAAGCCGAAGCGATGACGGCCAAAGTGTCGGCCTCGCTGCCCAAGGGCCCGGCCCTGGCGAAGATCGCCCAGCCGACCGAGCCCAAGGCTGGCCTGAGCCATATCGAGTTTCCGTCCAAGCAGACCCACCTGTTGTTCGCCCAACTGGGTATCGACCGAGCCGACCCGGACTACGCGGCCCTCTCCCTGGGCAACCAGATCCTCGGCGGCGGTGGTTTCGGCACCCGGTTGATGAGTGAAGTGCGCGAGAAGCGCGGCCTGACCTACGGCGTGTACTCCGGTTTCTCGCCGATGCAGGCACGCGGCCCGTTCATGATCAACCTGCAGACCCGCGCGGAAATGAGCGGTGGCACCCTGCGCCTGGTCGAGGATGTGCTCGCCGACTACATCAAGACCGGCCCGACGCAAAAGGAGCTGGATGACGCCAAGCGCGAGCTGGCCGGCAGCTTCCCGCTGTCGACCGCGAGCAACGCCGATATCGTCGGGCAACTGGGCGCCATGGGTTTCTACAACCTGCCGCTGAGCTACCTGGAAGATTTCATGAAACAATCCCAGGCCCTGACCGTAGAGCAGGTCAAGGCTGCCTTGAACAAACACTTGAGCGCCGACAAGATGGTCATCGTGACCGCCGGCCCGACCACTGCGCAAAAGCCACTACCGCCCCCCACTGATAAACCTGCCGAGCAGCCGCTCGGGGTTCCGGAGCATTAA
- the ftsE gene encoding cell division ATP-binding protein FtsE — protein sequence MIRFEQVGKRYANGHVGLHELSFRVRRGEFLFVTGHSGAGKSTLLRLLLAMERPTTGKLLLAGQDLATISNAQIPFLRRQIGVVFQNHQLLFDRTVFNNIALPLQILGLSKAEIVKRVDSALERVALSDKTDLYPGDLSTGQQQRVGIARAIVHRPALLLADEPTGNLDPRLAAEIMGVFEDINRLGTSVLIASHDLALIARMRHRMLTLQRGRLIGDGEAGV from the coding sequence ATGATTCGATTCGAACAGGTCGGTAAACGCTATGCCAACGGGCATGTCGGCTTGCATGAGCTGAGCTTTCGAGTGCGTCGCGGCGAATTCTTGTTTGTGACCGGCCATTCGGGCGCCGGTAAAAGTACATTGTTGCGCCTGCTGCTGGCCATGGAGCGCCCGACTACCGGCAAGCTGCTGCTGGCCGGCCAGGACCTGGCCACCATCAGCAATGCGCAGATTCCGTTCCTGCGCCGCCAGATCGGCGTGGTATTCCAGAACCACCAGTTACTGTTCGATCGCACGGTGTTCAATAACATTGCCTTGCCATTGCAGATCCTCGGGTTGTCCAAGGCCGAGATCGTCAAGCGCGTGGATTCGGCCCTGGAGCGCGTGGCGCTGTCCGACAAGACCGACCTCTACCCGGGTGACCTGTCCACAGGCCAGCAACAGCGCGTCGGCATCGCCCGCGCCATCGTCCATCGCCCGGCCCTGCTGTTGGCGGACGAACCCACCGGTAACCTCGACCCGCGCCTGGCCGCCGAGATCATGGGGGTGTTTGAAGACATTAATCGCCTGGGCACCAGCGTATTGATTGCCAGTCACGACCTGGCGTTGATCGCGCGCATGCGCCATCGCATGCTCACGCTGCAACGCGGGCGCCTGATCGGCGACGGGGAGGCTGGCGTATGA